A genomic stretch from Malus domestica chromosome 15, GDT2T_hap1 includes:
- the LOC114821766 gene encoding pathogen-associated molecular patterns-induced protein A70: MLIRPVIPTHSETKKTSPHAIIYINLSASSYSPKSSSIFLYKNNTLSLSRSAKQLRHRNIEDPSSSLAMLTSMLSWFTPTSLFLLLNLIIGIIVLSSRHGTHKRPQQQQQLQQQEEQLGLFNSPQLERAPSLLDRVRSINFSHYKFEQTNPETQYAAPQHANLDNSTELNGTPSHQPERSPSLLDRIRSINFSHHKFEQSINPEPQSGESAEQHPGSSPKVCDSPVGLARTPSLLERLKSMDFPFYRSEHADPENKIYEPEESEREGRDPISRQENLVHRSKSNPSNGAGVNQYQKIKKSTSEKSRLRGGVEGNDDERPATPRMEKTRSFGGDEAVDAKADDFINKFKQQLRLQRLDSLLRYKEMLKRK; this comes from the coding sequence ATGTTGATACGCCCTGTGATCCCCACACACTCCGAAACAAAAAAGACGTCACCTCACGcgattatatatattaatctgTCTGCCTCATCCTACTCACCGAAAAGCTCCTCCATTTTCCTCTACAAAAACAacacgctctctctctctagaagcgCAAAGCAGCTGAGACACCGCAACATAGAGGACCCGTCGTCGTCTTTGGCCATGTTGACATCGATGCTCAGCTGGTTCACGCCCACCTcgctcttcctcctcctcaacctCATCATCGGCATCATAGTCCTCAGCTCCCGCCATGGGACCCACAAAAGGCCTCAGCAGCAACAACAACTGCAGCAGCAAGAAGAGCAACTCGGCCTGTTCAACTCGCCCCAACTCGAACGAGCCCCCTCATTGTTGGACCGGGTCCGGTCGATAAACTTCTCCCACTACAAATTCGAGCAAACGAACCCGGAAACCCAGTACGCGGCGCCACAACATGCAAATTTAGATAATTCGACCGAGTTAAACGGGACTCCCTCACACCAACCCGAAAGAAGTCCTTCGCTACTGGACCGGATCCGCTCCATCAACTTTTCCCACCACAAATTCGAACAATCCATCAATCCAGAACCCCAGTCCGGCGAATCAGCAGAACAACATCCTGGTTCGAGTCCGAAAGTCTGCGATAGTCCGGTCGGGTTAGCTAGGACACCCTCGCTCTTGGAGCGGCTCAAGTCGATGGATTTCCCATTCTACCGGTCCGAACATGCCGATCCAGAGAATAAAATTTACGAACCGGAGGAGTCCGAACGTGAGGGCCGCGACCCCATTTCGAGACAAGAAAACTTGGTTCATCGGAGTAAGTCGAACCCTAGTAATGGGGCTGGGGTAAACCAGTACCAGAAGATAAAAAAGTCTACTAGCGAGAAATCGCGGCTCCGAGGAGGGGTTGAAGGAAACGACGACGAAAGGCCTGCGACACCTCGGATGGAGAAAACGAGGTCGTTTGGAGGCGATGAAGCGGTTGACGCGAAAGCTGACGATTTCATAAACAAGTTTAAGCAGCAGCTGAGACTGCAGAGGCTCGACTCGCTCTTGCGTTACAAAGAAATgcttaaaagaaaataa